A region of the Vibrio sp. YMD68 genome:
AAAAACTCATCACTGGCCAATGAAATGGTGACAGCATGATAGATTCGTGTTGTTGCGGTTGCGTCTTTAGGTTGAAGGTTAAGGCCATCAATAATTGAAGTTCGTAGCTGTTCGGACATCGTTCCTCCAAATAGACGCGCATCGATAAGGTTGAGGAGTTTATTAGAGTCATAGGCTACCTCTTGTAAATCACTAAGCGGCAAGCTGAGATCATAACTAGGCCTATAGCCTACATAGCTACTAAGGTAGTTAATTAAATCAACATAACTTGCCCAGGTGAGTATCTCCGTTTCTGGAGCAACCATATTGAAATCGCTCAGTGGCCCTACGGGTTGGTAATTGGGCGAATAAAAATTAAAGACAGAAGGAGACCCGACTGGCTCTTGATGGACATTAACCATGATTCTATTGGCATCACTGATTCGTTCTGAAGAGAGCTGAGCGTCAAAAGCCCGGTGGAAGTGGGTAGCAACAATAATGGGTTCCTTTATCTTATTTCCTGACCCATTTTGAGCATCTGGGTCCAGAATGATGGCCCTAAAAATGGATTTCAGATTTCCACGAACGCCATTACCATCATCATCAAAGACATCAGCAACACGCTCAACGTATTCTGGGCTAGGGTTTGAAGTGACAAGGCGTTGAATCAGTAAACGAGAGACAAAAGGCGCAGTGTTTGAATGATTGAATAAAATGTCTATCACCGAAGAGAGATCTTGATAAGGGGTTTGCCCTGCTGGAATATGGTACCCAAGCACTTCTTTTGAGCCAGTATCATGATACTGATTGAGGCTGATCATCGGTTTGGTAAATGCCCAGTCATCATGACGCCAACCCGTAAGAGCACGAGCAACTTCTTCAATGTCTGACTGGGTGTATGTAGGGATAGGAGCGCCATCTTTTTGCCTCATAGAGCCATCTTGATTGAGTTCATATAAACCGATGGTGAAAAGTTGCATTACCTCCCTAGCAAAGTTCTCATCGGGAAAGCTATTCAGTTTTAGATCCGCTTTTTTGCTGCCATTCATCGATAAATAAGTGCCCATTACAGGATGAAGCGCTGTTTTTTCGAGCAATTCTCGATAGTTTCCAAAGGCATTGTTTACTAGGATGTCGTAGTAAATACTTAATGCTTCAGAACGAGAACTCAGTTTTTTATGGGCCCTTGATACGACGAGTATCTGGCTCAACGCATAAGCCGCTCTTTGTCTAAATTGATCATCCGAATAGAGTGCAATTTGATACCATGCGTTTTTATGGTTACGCTGTGCCTGTCCAGGAAATGGTGTTCTAAACAGTTGATGGTGGGATGTGGCTGGTAATGACGTTTGGTGCTCAATCCATCCTTCTACGTTCATCCATCGTATTGTGCTTAGATCATTTTGTGTTGGTCCGAACGTGGTTTGTTCTAATGTTCGATAAGCTTGCTTGTCGGAAAGAAAGGGTTCTTCAGCTCTAATTGTCCCTATTCCCGTGAAACTGACAAATATAGAACATGTCAGCAACCATCCGAAAATGGATTGAGTTCTGATCATCTGAATCTCACTTAGTACAGTTGTACAATATTCTGTTAGAAAGGGTCTAAGTCATATGTCAACGAAATATTTGTCTTATTATTGAGAATTGAGTTAAATATTCGTTTCGAAATAAATTATAGAGTAATTAGTATGTTAGGTGAGTGAATTATGTTGTTGCAGTAGAGATAGCTCGAAATACTGACTCTATGTGACTGTATTCAATTACAAAAAATAAAAAGTATGAATTTATCTACTAGGATAGAAACAACGTCTATTTTAAATGATTATTATTTTTGAGACGAAAAATCATGCCGTTAAAGTTGCAACGGCTCGATGAATCTGATGGTTTAGAAACTGTATTTGTTTGAATCAAAGGGAATTAAATGAAAACTATAGGAATGATTGGCGGTATGAGCTGGGAGTCCACGGTAAGCTACTATCAGTCGATTAATCGAGGTATTAACCATGCTTTGGGTGGGCTGCATTCTGCAAACATAGTAATGGTGAGTGTCGATTTTTCTGAAGTCGAAAAGTACCAAGCGAATAACGATTGGGACAAAGCGGCTGAGCTGTTAGCCAACGCCGCTCAAGTGCTAGAGAAAGCCGGAGCGGACTTTTTCCTGATATGTACTAACACCATGCACAAAGTGGCTGAAAAAGTGCAATCTCAAGTGAGCATCCCTTTGCTTCATATTGCAGACGCTACGGGTCAAAAGTTGCAAATTCATGAGATAAAAAAAGTCGGCCTTTTAGGGACGGCATTCACAATGGAAGAAGATTTCTATAAAGGGTATTTAACGCGAGAATATGGCATCGAGGTGGTTGTTCCTAACGGTGTGCAAAGACGTCTCGTTCACGATTCCATCTATAATGAATTGTGTAAAGGCATCTTCTCTGGACGAACAAAGCATGATTTTAAGACCATCATGCAAGACCTTCACCAGCAAGGAGCGCAAGCCGTTATATTAGGTTGTACTGAGATTGGTTTGCTTATCCAGCAACAAGATAACAGCATTATGTTGTTCGATACGGCCGCGATTCATGCAGAGCAAGCGGTCATTCGTGCATTGACATAGACACGAATTAGAGAATCAGACATCACTGAGATTCAGAATAGTAGGCGGCAATGTCCTTTAAGTCATCATCGCTCAGTTTTTGAAGCTGCGCTTGCATCATGCTTGCTAATGGACCGGCCCGTTCTCCGTTTTGATACGCTTTCATCGCATTGAAGAGATAGGTAGGGTCCTGTCCTTGAATATTAGGGTAAGAGGTATTGTCTGTGATCCCATTGGTTCCATGGCAGTAGACACAGCTAGGTGACTTGATCTTGCCAAGCTTTGCGTCACCAAAAGCGTCACCAAAATCACTCGAAAGGGTAGGAGTGCTTAGTAAAATCAGGAATGCAATAGCGCGTTTTTTCATTCTAGGTGTTCGTTTTATTAATAAAAAAACAAAGATAAAGCTTCCCCCTAGGGGAAGCTCAATACAACGACAGGGTTATTTATATCTGCTCAGCGATTTTTGCCACCAATACCTCAATATCTTCAGAAGAAACGTCTCGATGAGTCACGAATCGCACAGGATTACCCGCTGAAATCAGTATCCCTTGTTCTTCTAAATGATCTTTTATTGCCATAATGTCGATGTGCTCGGCAAGCTTGGCGATGACGATATTCGTTTCCACTTTGTCGACGTTCACATCAAAACCATCAAGTTGATTTATTTTCTCAGCAAGCAGCTTGGCATTAGCGTGATCCGTTGCTAGCTGATCGATATGTTCAGTCAAGGCTATCTTACCCGCCGCTGCCAAAATACCGGCTTGGCGCATGCCACCCCCTAGCATTTTGCGAATCCGTCTCGCTTTCTGAATGGTTTCTTTGTTACCCAGCAGCAATGAACCAATGGGTGCGCCAAGTCCTTTTGAAAGACAGATAGTCATCGAATCAAAGTGCTTGGCTATTTCTGTCACATCAACACCGAGAGCAACAGCAGCGTTATAAACACGAGCACCATCTAGGTGAAGAGCCAAACCATGTAAGTTAACAAATTCTCTAGCCTCAGAGAGATAAGAGAGTGGGAGTACTTTTCCGCTGATGGTATTTTCTAAACTTAAAAGCTTGGTTTGAGCGAAATGACTGTCGTCTGGCTTAATGGCTGCCGCGAGCTTGGAAAAATCCAACGTGCCGTCAGGGTTGTTTTCAATCGGCTGCGGTTGAATCGATCCTAAAACGGCGGCTCCGCCTGCTTCGTAACGGTAGTTATGTGCCTGCTGTCCACAAAGATATTCGTCCCCACGTCCACAATGAGCCATGATGCCGAGTAAATTGGCTTGTGTACCTGAAGAGGTAAAAAGCGCGTCTTCAAAGCCATGTCGCTCTGCGGCCCAGTTTTCTAGTTCATTGACGGTAGGGTCATCGCCATAAACATCATCTCCGACTAATGCATTAGCCATGGCTTCGCGCATTTTCTGGGTGGGTCTAGTAACCGTGTCTGATCTGAAATCCATGAATATCTCCTATAGATAACCGCAAAGTATCGCTTTACTTAAGCAAGCGATGGTTTTGGCATCCGTAATGGTGTCGTTGATAATAAGTTGTTGTAACTGCTCTACGGTCATTGTGACCACTTCAATCACTTCGTCGTCATCACATTCGTATCGTTGTGATTTTGACAGCGACTTTGCGACGTATAAGTGCTGAATCTCGTCGCAAAACCCTGCAAGTGGGGTGACTTGTCCTAGGGGAAACCATTCGTTAGCGCTATAGCCGGTTTCCTCTTCCAACTCACGTAATGCACACTGTTGGGGTTGTTCGCCTTGCTCAATGGTTCCTGCGGGAAGCTCTAGAAGCCATTTACCTAGAGAGGGGCGAAACTGGTTGATTAAAATGACGTTACCATCGGCAGTGATAGGAAGTATCACCGCTGCGCCTGGGTGCGCTATTGTGGTATGCGCTATGGTGTGACCATTTGGCAAGCGAATATTTTCTTCAATAAGAGAAATTTGCTTCCATGTATGAATGAGTTTACTCATGCCAATCAGTGACTTCCATGTAAAAAAATGAACGAACAACAATAGCGAGATTTGGAGCCTAAAGATAGCTGAAATATCGATGGCTCCAATGAAGCTCGATTCATCGTCAAGTTTGTATAATCGAAAACACAGTTTGCAATGATAATAGAGGGATATTCTCTGCTATAACTGCCAGTTAGTAGTAAAAATACACTTGTAACAAAGTAATAACAAATGTATAAACATATGATTCACAGGTCGTGTGTTTTTTTTAGGAGCCGAGAAATGATAAGCCCAAACCCTGCATCTCATTCACAAAAAGCGTTGCTTTCCGAGCGAATTAATAAGCTCGCACACGCTCTTTCTGACGGGGTTTACGAAAGAGAAGACACCATTAAATTGTGCTTATTAGCGGCATTGGCAGGTGAAAGTGTTTTTCTATTGGGCCCTCCTGGAATTGCAAAAAGCTTGATAGCAAAGCGATTGATTCAAGCGTTCGATAATTCAAGCTATTTTGAGTATTTGATGACGCGCTTCTCTACGCCTGAAGAAGTGTTTGGCCCCCTCAGCATCCAAGAATTGAAAGATAATGGACGATATGTTCGTTTGACGAATGGGTACTTACCCACTTCACAAATTGTTTTTCTAGATGAGATCTGGAAAGCCGGCCCTGCCATTTTGAATACACTACTGACGGTGGTGAATGAAAAAACCTTTAAAAATGGCAGTGATATTGAACGCGTACCAATGCGATTACTTATTTCGGCATCGAATGAACTCCCTGATGAAGACAGTGGTTTAGAAGCTCTTTATGACCGTATGTTGGTTCGAGTGTTCATCAATCGTATTCAAAACAAGCAAAATTTTAAATCTATGTTGACGGTTGGCACGCAGCAAGAAGCCAAAATTCCGGAAGGCTTAGCGATTACCGATGAGGAATATCATAAATGGCAAGCCGAGTTTGATCAGCTTGAATTATCCGATTCTGTTTTTGAAAAATTGTTCAAACTTAAATCAATGGTTGAAGGAAAAGACGACGCACAAGAAATCTTGACGGACACCGACAGCTATGTATCTGACCGTCGATGGAAAAAAGCGGTACGACTTCTTAAAGCGAGTGCTTTTTTCAATGGGCGCAGTTCGATCAACCCATTAGATCTTTTGTTATTGCAAGACTGCTTATGGAACAGCCCTGAATCACGTGACAATGTTCGTAGCATTATTCGAGACTTTGCATTGCATCATGCTTTTGATCAGCAAGATGTCGAACTTCAGATATCTATGTGTCGTGAAGAGCTTGAAGATATACAGACGCACATTGAATCGACTTATAGCGTTGTTTTGTCACAAGATGCGCCAACCGGGCTGCTCAAAAAGCACGTTCAGCACTATGACATTTCGAGCGCGAACAGTTACCAAGTCGGCACAACGAAAGGCCTCATTAAACTGGTATTGCTGCAATCCAATATGTCGGTATCAGAATCGGACAAAGGCGACAGCCGCTGGGTTTATTTACCAAAGAATGATTTGAGCAAAGTGATCAAAGAAGGAGGCGGTGAAATTTACGGTTACGTGAATCAGAACACCAATATCTGCCGCCTAACGTTCGACGTTGATGCTGAAAACCATTTAGTGATCAAAGACATTGCGAATCGCGGTGTACTGGTGGCGCTTGCTGACAAAGAAGGGCTAGACTCGTCGTTGTATCAGCAGTGGAGCACAAAAGCGGATGAAGCGATGACGCAATTGCAGAATGCTGACTATCATTTAAGAAAGGTACGCTCAGATTTCCATGGGGCTTTACCACACAGTTTTATCGATACTGATCTTCCAACAACGATGGAAGTTGGCTTACAAGAGTTGCTGACTCAGTTAGAAGCAACCAAAGTTGAATGCGAAAAAACCGTATTTCGCGTGAAGCACCTTGATGAGTTTTTTGCTTAGGAGCCCCCTATGTTAGGAGCCGATGGACTTAACCTTGTTGTTATGATTGCAGAGTCAGGTATTGTTGACACTGCGGTCAATGATCTGGTGGCACGTTCTCAAGTCATGATGATGGCTGAAAACAGAGGCGTAAAAACGTCTGTTAAAGGTCACCTTCATAAGTGGGGAACGGGTGTAAAGCGTCGAATTACTAAGGTGTGCGAAACGGATCGCTTTAAGCATGAGTTGTCGTTGTATCAAGATGTTATCCACTGGGATGAAGAGACATTCTTTGAAAACCTAAATGATGTCGTCAAACAGCTAGAATGGCATTCCGCTTTCTATCTACAAGCTCGTCGTTTGATTGAAAAAAACAAAGGGATTAATAACCCGATGTTTCCGCATTACTTTTGTGATCAATGGTACAAAAGCCTATCTGATACACTAAAAAAAGCGCAGATTTCAGAGCTTGAAGCCAGTAAAGAAAAAGCATTAAAAGATCTTTATCAAAGAATGGAAACGATAAAGAACATGGACAGAGTGACTGAAACGGGCAGTGAAATCAGTGTTGGTAGACTCTGGGATATGGCCTCTGCTAAGTTGAGTAAAACCGATCTGACGGTGATGCGAAAACACGCAGAGTACCTCAGTAAAAATAAAGGTTTGCAAGACATCGCAGAGCAGCTTGGCCGAATGGCGGGTGAGGTCGATGATCCTGATTTGAATGTAACACCGGCTGAAGAATTGCAAATGGTGGAAGAAAAATCAGATGAAGCAACAGACGATATTGTCGGAATTCATGAAAGTGACGACCTGAATAAACTATTACCCAACGAAACCATGTTCTTGGCGTATCCAGAGCTTGAAGTTGTTTTCTATAAACATCTCGTGGATAAGCGTCTGCTTAACTATAAAGTCGCGGGTAAATCTCGAACCTTGCGAAAGGTAAAAGCGCATGTTCCAGACAGCAAGCAAATCGATGTTGAAAAGGGTCCTTTTGTCATTTGTATTGATGCCTCAGGTTCAATGAAAGGGTCTCCAGAGCAGTCTGCAAAGGCCATCGCGTATGCGCTGATGCAAATTGCCCTAGCTGAAGAACGAGACTGTTTTGTTATCTTATTTTCTACAGAACAAATCACTTACGAGCTGACAAAACAAGACGGCCTTCGAGAAGCGAGTGATTTTCTAGCCTATAGCTTTCATGGCGGAACCGATTTTGAAAAAGCGATCATGACATCGATTGAAACCATGGAAGGCAGCAAATACAAAAACGCTGATTTAGTCGTGGTCTCGGATTTTATCGCGCCTAAACAATCCGACGAATTACAACAAAAAGTCGACCTGCTGAAAACCAAGAAAAACCGTTTCCATGCGGTGAGTGTGTCTAAATACGGGAATCCACAGCTAATGGAAATGTTTGATCACTGCTGGGCTTATCACCCAAGTTTAATGGGACGGTTGATGAAACAGTGGTAATTCGTCATCATTCCGAGCGATAGTTCATCGAATCGCTGTAAAACTGGGCAAACAAATCTTTTTTTTCGTTTTTTGTTTGACTATCAGGCCTCAATCCGTAAAGTATGCATCCAACGCAACGGCACTAAGTTCGCTTACTTTAGCGAGTTAACGTGTTGAAACATAAAGCGTTGTGAAATTGAAAAATTGCACATGGCGTGTTGGCAGAGTGGCTATGCAGCGGATTGCAAATCCGTGGACCTCGGTTCGACTCCGGGACGCGCCTCCATTTTTTAGAGAATGGAAATCTAAGCGATACTAGCTCAGTTGGTAGAGCGCAACCTTGCCAAGGTTGAGGTCATCGGTTCGAACCCGATGTATCGCTCCAAATTTAAAGATATTGCATGAGTGATATTCTGTAATATCAAGATGGTGTCTAACTCTCTCAGTGACATGAGAGCCGTTGATTAGAAGCATCGCAACAAGTTTTGCGTGCCCTGGTGGTGGAATTGGTAGACACAAGGGATTTAAAATCCCTCGGCGTTCGCGCTGTGCCGGTTCAAGTCCGGCCCGGGGCACCATCTAATAATACGTTACGCCTTACGGTGTATTGATAGAAAAACGAATAAGGCGTGTTGGCAGAGTGGCTATGCAGCGGATTGCAAATCCGTGGACCTCGGTTCGACTCCGGGACGCGCCTCCATTTTTTAGAGAATGGAAATCTAAGCGATACTAGCTCAGTTGGTAGAGCGCAACCTTGCCAAGGTTGAGGTCATCGGTTCGAACCCGATGTATCGCTCCAAATTTAAAGATATTGCACGAGTGCTTTCTGTAATATCAAGATGGTGTCTAACTCTCTCAGTGACATGAGAGCCGTTGATTAGAAGCATCGCAATAAGTTTTGCGTGCCCTGGTGGTGGAATTGGTAGACACAAGGGATTTAAAATCCCTCGGCGTTCGCGCTGTGCCGGTTCAAGTCCGGCCCGGGGCACCATCTATTATTAAGCCCAATCAGAAATGATTGGGCTTTTTTCTATTTCGAGATCGCTCTGTTAACTCAATGGTCTATTCCTCTCATCGTTGACGTGAATTGAGTGGGCATGATTACGTCACTAGAGCTCTGTGTGGTATTTTTGAAACTCAAGATGGAAAGACATACCGCCATTGTGGTTGGATTGCGCTGAAATTTTCCCCTTCATATCTCGCATGCTGTTCATTGAAATCGAAAGGCCCAAACCTAACCCATCGCCAATTTTCTTTGTGGTGTGAAAGGGTTCAAAAATATAAGAAAGTTCATTGGAACTGACACCACATCCGTTGTCTATGAGCGAAAGGAAAACGCGGTTATCTTCGCTGTGTGCATTAATAAGAAGCTGAGGGTTGATGGTGCCTTTCATTGCATCACAAGCATTCACCACCAGATTGCCGATGACTTGTCTAACTCGTTGATCTTCGCCTAATACGGTCGTAACATCCGCTGAAATTCGAATTCGGACGTCGATAGATCTCAGCCTATCCTGGTAAATTCGTAAGGTCTCTTCCAGTACCGTAAGTAGCGGGATTTCTTGCAGCTGTTCAGGGCGGTTGAACGCAAACGATTTAAGCTGAGTGGTCATTTTCGCCATTCGATCGATGAGGCTATGCACCAATTTATTGTTGGCTTTGAGCAGTTGTGTCTCGCCACGTTCCATGAGTAAATCATTACTGGTTAATAGCGTTCGAAGACCAGTAAGCGGCTGGTTAAGTTCATGGGTTATGGCGCTCGACATCCGACCTAAAGCGGCCATTTTACTGATCTCTATGAGTTCCTTTTGTGCCGACTTTAACTCTTCGGTACGTTGTTCCACTCTTTCTCGTAGGTCATTGTTGACATTTTTTAGCGCTATTTCTGCTTTCTTACGCTTACTGATATCAATCACTGTGACTAAGTAGTGATCAAGGCTGTGCCAGCGTAAGCTTGTTATAGAGAACAGAACCGGAAAAACGCTACCATCACTGCGCCGCGCCATGGTTTCTGCGCTGTTGATCTCAGCAAGATCGTGGTGTTGACTTAAATTTTGAAGCAGTGGAAGTATCGTAGAATCACCGCGACTGGTTTCAAACAGCTTCCATGCAGCGAGATTGTTGACCATAGAATTTGAAAGATTAAAGTAACGCATGGCCATAGGGTTAATATCGGAAACCACGCCCTTCTCGGTTAACAACAATATGCCGACCTGAGTTTTGTTTATCATTTGAGTCAAGCGTTCTTGAGAGCTCTCTATGAGCTTTTGTATACGAAGTTGACTCAGATGCTTTTGGTGACGTAAACGGCCGATAACAAAAAGAAGAATGAAAAACAAACAACAACCCACCGCGGCCCAACTGATCCAAGAGACGGTGTGTTCTACCGCTTTTAATGGAGTGAGGTAAGTCAGCTTCCACTCTAGGTCATCGAGAGTGACGGATTGGGTCATGTACTTCTCACCAAACACCTTCACACGGGTAATCGATGTCCCATTATAGAGTTGGTCATGGATCAGCAGATTAGAAAGGTTACTTAACTGATTGAGTTTGAGGACATCTAATTCACGGCTACTGGATAAGAAAAAGGCATGACTTCGATCCTGAAAGAAGATGATTTCATTGTCCGCAAACCATTGTTCAGTGAGGAAACTAAGATCGACTTGCACCACTGCAATGCCGACCAGCTCGAAGTGACTTTGAATTGGGGCAGCTAAAAAGTAATGAGGGGTTGTATCGGTAACCTGAGTGATGATGGTTAGGCTATCAGGATCTTGCTTGACTTGAGTAGAGATCAATGTGGCTTTTGATGCATCAAGAGCAAGATCAGACAGACTGGATATCAGCATTTCTCCATCATCTGAGAGTATATACCAGCCCTTAGTATTGGCGGCTTTATCCAGTTGAATGAGTTGTGCTTTCAGTTCTGCTTCCAGCGGTTCTTTAAGATGAGTTTCTCCTTCAAGAAAGGTCAACACTTCGGGCTCATTGGTGATTAAAAAAGGCAGATGAGAAAATCGTCTTAATGCATGCCTAATCTCACCCACGTAATCCAACAGTCTTTGCTCGATATTGGTTTGCGCTTGAGAAAGCAGCCATTGCGTCGCGATGAAGCGCCCGGATCCCAAGCTGATATACATCAACAACACCACCATTAAGGTCAAACCGAGTTTTCGTCTAAGTGACATGCCTATGCCTTATAATTCGTCCTGCCACTTAGATAACTATATGCCCCCGATATGTTAAAGGTTTGTTGTCAAGAACTGGGAGCTAGCTCCTTTTATAGATTGGAAATATTCCCTACCGTAGAGAGAGACTGAATGGATTTGAGACGGCTTAAATGAATCAAGAAATAATCGCAGAAATTGCACTGGTTGAAGACGATGATATCGTTCGACGTGCGACATGCCAATGGTTGGAACTCGCAGGTTACTCGGTGCAGGCATTTGAATCAGCCCAGGACGCACTCAGTGCAATCGAAACAACCGATTTTAAAGCGATTATCACCGATGTAAGACTGCCTGACATGAGTGGCCTTGAGTTGCTGTCTACACTCATTGAAAATCAAAATCAAACGCCTGTCATATTGGTGACAGGCCACGGTGATGTTGATATGGCAGTGAACGCCTTACAGCTTGGCGCCTATGACTTCATTGAGAAACCGTTTCATCCAGAGCGCTTGTCTAATACGGTTAATGAAGCGGTAGAGAAGTATCAAGCTCAATGCGACAAGACAGGAAGAGCGTCATATTTAAACAACCTCACTGGCATAGAGAAAGTGTTGATAGGGCGCAGTAAGGTGATTCGTGAGCTTCGTACTCAGGTGGCCAAAATAGCGGCGATTGATACCAACGTGATCATTTACGGTGAAACTGGCTGTGGTAAAGAGTTGGTCGCGAGTTGTCTGCACTATGAAAGTTCAAGAAAGGATCACCATCTTGTCGCGTTGAATTGCGGTGCGATTCCCGAACACCTGTTTGAAAGTGAACTGTTCGGACACGAGGCTGGCGCGTTTACGGGCGCTGTGAAGCGGCGAATCGGCAAACTAGAATACGCAGACAAAGGGACACTGTTTCTTGATGAAATAGAAAGTATGCCACTCGCTATGCAGGTCAAAGTTCTAAGGTCATTGCAAGATCATGTTATAGAGCGGGTAGGAAGCAATACTCAATTGAACGTCAACCTCCGAGTTATTGCGGCCGCGAAAGAGGACTTGCTGGGGCATGAACAATTTCGGCCGGATTTGTTCTATCGCCTAAATGTGGCTCAATTGTATTTACCCCCTTTGAGAGAGCGTGAAGATGACGCATTGGTGCTGTTTGAGTACTTTACTCGCGAGGCCAATAAAGAGACACGTAACATGAGTGATGCCGATGCAAAGGCGTTACTCGCATATTCCTGGCCAGGCAACGTAAGAGAGCTTAGAAACGTTGCTATCCGATTTGCATTGGATGAGAGCATGTCAGTGGGTGAGATTTTATCGTGTCGTCCTAATTCTCAAATAGAGCAAAGCAGTGTCGGTCTTCCACTCGCCATACAAATGGAAACATTTGAACGACAAATCATTTTAGACGCGCTTACACGCTGTAATGGCTGTATTTCTGATGTAATGAAAGAGTTGGATCTACCAAGAAGAACGTTGAATCAAAAAATGCAGAAATACTCGTTAAATCGTTCGGATTACACAACATAAATAGCCTGGAAAGGTCGTACTTAGTATGCCATGCATGCTCACAGCCTGTTATTTTGAACATTTA
Encoded here:
- a CDS encoding DUF1800 domain-containing protein, coding for MIRTQSIFGWLLTCSIFVSFTGIGTIRAEEPFLSDKQAYRTLEQTTFGPTQNDLSTIRWMNVEGWIEHQTSLPATSHHQLFRTPFPGQAQRNHKNAWYQIALYSDDQFRQRAAYALSQILVVSRAHKKLSSRSEALSIYYDILVNNAFGNYRELLEKTALHPVMGTYLSMNGSKKADLKLNSFPDENFAREVMQLFTIGLYELNQDGSMRQKDGAPIPTYTQSDIEEVARALTGWRHDDWAFTKPMISLNQYHDTGSKEVLGYHIPAGQTPYQDLSSVIDILFNHSNTAPFVSRLLIQRLVTSNPSPEYVERVADVFDDDGNGVRGNLKSIFRAIILDPDAQNGSGNKIKEPIIVATHFHRAFDAQLSSERISDANRIMVNVHQEPVGSPSVFNFYSPNYQPVGPLSDFNMVAPETEILTWASYVDLINYLSSYVGYRPSYDLSLPLSDLQEVAYDSNKLLNLIDARLFGGTMSEQLRTSIIDGLNLQPKDATATTRIYHAVTISLASDEFFIQD
- a CDS encoding aspartate/glutamate racemase family protein — encoded protein: MKTIGMIGGMSWESTVSYYQSINRGINHALGGLHSANIVMVSVDFSEVEKYQANNDWDKAAELLANAAQVLEKAGADFFLICTNTMHKVAEKVQSQVSIPLLHIADATGQKLQIHEIKKVGLLGTAFTMEEDFYKGYLTREYGIEVVVPNGVQRRLVHDSIYNELCKGIFSGRTKHDFKTIMQDLHQQGAQAVILGCTEIGLLIQQQDNSIMLFDTAAIHAEQAVIRALT
- a CDS encoding cytochrome c, with amino-acid sequence MKKRAIAFLILLSTPTLSSDFGDAFGDAKLGKIKSPSCVYCHGTNGITDNTSYPNIQGQDPTYLFNAMKAYQNGERAGPLASMMQAQLQKLSDDDLKDIAAYYSESQ
- the ltaE gene encoding low-specificity L-threonine aldolase, with amino-acid sequence MDFRSDTVTRPTQKMREAMANALVGDDVYGDDPTVNELENWAAERHGFEDALFTSSGTQANLLGIMAHCGRGDEYLCGQQAHNYRYEAGGAAVLGSIQPQPIENNPDGTLDFSKLAAAIKPDDSHFAQTKLLSLENTISGKVLPLSYLSEAREFVNLHGLALHLDGARVYNAAVALGVDVTEIAKHFDSMTICLSKGLGAPIGSLLLGNKETIQKARRIRKMLGGGMRQAGILAAAGKIALTEHIDQLATDHANAKLLAEKINQLDGFDVNVDKVETNIVIAKLAEHIDIMAIKDHLEEQGILISAGNPVRFVTHRDVSSEDIEVLVAKIAEQI
- a CDS encoding NUDIX hydrolase, with product MSKLIHTWKQISLIEENIRLPNGHTIAHTTIAHPGAAVILPITADGNVILINQFRPSLGKWLLELPAGTIEQGEQPQQCALRELEEETGYSANEWFPLGQVTPLAGFCDEIQHLYVAKSLSKSQRYECDDDEVIEVVTMTVEQLQQLIINDTITDAKTIACLSKAILCGYL
- a CDS encoding ATPase RavA domain-containing protein codes for the protein MISPNPASHSQKALLSERINKLAHALSDGVYEREDTIKLCLLAALAGESVFLLGPPGIAKSLIAKRLIQAFDNSSYFEYLMTRFSTPEEVFGPLSIQELKDNGRYVRLTNGYLPTSQIVFLDEIWKAGPAILNTLLTVVNEKTFKNGSDIERVPMRLLISASNELPDEDSGLEALYDRMLVRVFINRIQNKQNFKSMLTVGTQQEAKIPEGLAITDEEYHKWQAEFDQLELSDSVFEKLFKLKSMVEGKDDAQEILTDTDSYVSDRRWKKAVRLLKASAFFNGRSSINPLDLLLLQDCLWNSPESRDNVRSIIRDFALHHAFDQQDVELQISMCREELEDIQTHIESTYSVVLSQDAPTGLLKKHVQHYDISSANSYQVGTTKGLIKLVLLQSNMSVSESDKGDSRWVYLPKNDLSKVIKEGGGEIYGYVNQNTNICRLTFDVDAENHLVIKDIANRGVLVALADKEGLDSSLYQQWSTKADEAMTQLQNADYHLRKVRSDFHGALPHSFIDTDLPTTMEVGLQELLTQLEATKVECEKTVFRVKHLDEFFA
- the viaA gene encoding ATPase RavA stimulator ViaA — protein: MLGADGLNLVVMIAESGIVDTAVNDLVARSQVMMMAENRGVKTSVKGHLHKWGTGVKRRITKVCETDRFKHELSLYQDVIHWDEETFFENLNDVVKQLEWHSAFYLQARRLIEKNKGINNPMFPHYFCDQWYKSLSDTLKKAQISELEASKEKALKDLYQRMETIKNMDRVTETGSEISVGRLWDMASAKLSKTDLTVMRKHAEYLSKNKGLQDIAEQLGRMAGEVDDPDLNVTPAEELQMVEEKSDEATDDIVGIHESDDLNKLLPNETMFLAYPELEVVFYKHLVDKRLLNYKVAGKSRTLRKVKAHVPDSKQIDVEKGPFVICIDASGSMKGSPEQSAKAIAYALMQIALAEERDCFVILFSTEQITYELTKQDGLREASDFLAYSFHGGTDFEKAIMTSIETMEGSKYKNADLVVVSDFIAPKQSDELQQKVDLLKTKKNRFHAVSVSKYGNPQLMEMFDHCWAYHPSLMGRLMKQW